One Oxobacter pfennigii DNA segment encodes these proteins:
- a CDS encoding DedA family protein yields MEQALIDFTNNISANHPYLAYAFFFISAVLQIMFPPYPGDTVLIIEGYLSSKGFFNFFGITVNAIIATFLSCLFLYHTAYKMGDKIYDIPVIKRYFSKDKLLMLNSWFLKYGSFAILISKFIPGIGSFVMIAAGTFKASRISAYIAMAVAAILHNTMLVLLGRAAGNNMDLIKSMLHRYNVAVAVILIIAAGIYIYVKLSKKTKRQQGES; encoded by the coding sequence TTGGAACAAGCCTTAATTGATTTCACAAACAACATATCCGCTAACCACCCTTATCTTGCATATGCTTTCTTTTTCATAAGTGCGGTGCTGCAGATAATGTTTCCGCCTTATCCCGGAGACACAGTTTTAATAATTGAAGGGTACCTTTCTTCAAAAGGTTTTTTCAATTTTTTTGGCATTACTGTAAATGCAATAATTGCAACTTTTTTATCCTGCCTTTTTTTATATCATACAGCCTATAAAATGGGGGATAAAATATATGATATTCCTGTTATAAAAAGATATTTTTCAAAGGATAAACTTCTAATGTTAAATTCCTGGTTTTTAAAATACGGCTCCTTTGCCATTTTGATAAGCAAATTTATTCCCGGCATAGGTTCCTTTGTAATGATAGCAGCCGGAACCTTTAAAGCTTCCCGTATTTCCGCCTATATCGCCATGGCTGTTGCAGCCATTTTGCATAATACCATGCTTGTATTATTAGGCAGAGCCGCAGGAAATAATATGGACCTTATAAAATCCATGCTTCACAGATATAATGTGGCAGTTGCTGTAATTTTAATAATAGCAGCCGGCATTTATATTTATGTAAAATTATCCAAAAAAACAAAGAGGCAGCAGGGTGAATCCTAA
- a CDS encoding YegS/Rv2252/BmrU family lipid kinase: protein MKKIRLIYNPISGDKSFKTKLDEVIEEFQLQGFQTVPYKTMSIEDIENAVKFTSNDDYHGIAIAGGDGTINRVINAMIKWAVNLPIGIFPWGTANDLAEYFGIGRDYKRCCSIIAENNTRMIDLGKINDRYFINVAAGGLLTDVSQKTDATLKNTLGKLAYYFKGLEQIPSFSPITAEFISYDRVIKDKIYLFTAFNGCSAGGFHLLAKDARIDDGMLDIIAVKACPIVELVTLFIKLLRGEHLNDSNIIYFKTDKITINCECDIETDIDGEAGPLFPVEISVIPRAVAVFAP, encoded by the coding sequence TTGAAAAAAATTCGTCTGATTTACAATCCTATATCCGGTGACAAGAGCTTTAAGACTAAGCTGGATGAAGTAATCGAAGAGTTCCAGCTCCAGGGATTCCAGACGGTGCCCTATAAAACCATGAGCATTGAAGATATTGAAAATGCCGTAAAATTCACAAGCAATGATGATTATCACGGTATAGCCATCGCCGGAGGTGACGGGACAATAAACCGGGTAATCAATGCCATGATAAAATGGGCAGTTAATCTGCCCATAGGAATATTTCCCTGGGGCACAGCCAATGACCTTGCGGAATATTTCGGCATAGGAAGAGATTATAAAAGATGCTGCAGTATAATTGCAGAGAACAACACGAGGATGATAGACTTAGGCAAAATCAATGACAGGTATTTTATAAATGTGGCTGCCGGAGGTCTTTTGACTGATGTTTCTCAAAAAACGGACGCAACTTTAAAAAATACATTGGGCAAGCTTGCCTATTATTTTAAGGGTTTGGAGCAGATACCAAGCTTCAGCCCCATAACGGCGGAATTCATCTCCTATGACAGAGTAATTAAGGATAAGATTTATCTTTTTACCGCATTTAACGGCTGTTCGGCAGGAGGGTTTCATCTTTTGGCAAAGGATGCAAGAATTGATGACGGCATGCTGGATATCATAGCCGTCAAAGCCTGCCCCATTGTTGAACTGGTCACCCTCTTCATAAAATTATTAAGGGGAGAGCACCTTAATGACAGCAATATAATTTATTTTAAAACAGATAAGATAACCATTAACTGCGAATGTGATATTGAAACGGATATAGACGGGGAGGCAGGGCCTTTATTTCCTGTTGAAATAAGTGTAATCCCAAGGGCAGTCGCCGTTTTTGCTCCTTAG
- a CDS encoding CBS domain-containing protein → MELKSIMSKDVVAVSKDTSVDEAAQLMKQHDIGCIPVCENDKVIGMVTDRDIVIRGVANKSDDKGTTCEEIMSKDLVVGSVNMDVHEAAKIMADNQVRRLPVVENGKLVGMVALGDLAVEPDFINEAGDALNDISKPVHH, encoded by the coding sequence ATGGAACTTAAAAGCATTATGAGCAAAGATGTAGTTGCGGTATCAAAAGACACAAGTGTAGATGAAGCGGCGCAGCTTATGAAGCAGCATGACATAGGCTGTATACCTGTTTGTGAGAATGATAAGGTTATCGGTATGGTGACAGACAGAGATATTGTAATAAGAGGAGTTGCCAATAAAAGTGATGATAAAGGCACTACCTGTGAAGAAATTATGTCAAAGGACCTTGTTGTGGGGTCTGTAAATATGGATGTCCACGAAGCGGCAAAAATTATGGCGGATAATCAGGTGAGAAGGCTCCCAGTCGTTGAAAATGGGAAGCTTGTGGGCATGGTAGCTTTGGGGGATCTAGCGGTAGAGCCTGATTTCATAAATGAAGCCGGTGATGCATTGAATGATATTTCAAAACCTGTCCATCATTAG
- the pssA gene encoding CDP-diacylglycerol--serine O-phosphatidyltransferase: MNKSSIPNIFTFINLSLGIVSIILTFKGNGVYAGFCILAAAFIDRYDGLIARKFNAISSIGKELDSLADLVSFGVAPSLLSWQLSLSSLGIISYVLLLIFPICGAYRLARFNISEFKNFYSGIPITVAGSLLAFDCVVTSYMGAHTGLSAIFILLLSYLMVSSIQIKKI, encoded by the coding sequence ATGAATAAATCATCAATCCCAAATATATTTACATTTATCAATTTAAGTCTGGGTATTGTATCTATCATATTGACATTTAAAGGCAACGGCGTTTATGCCGGTTTTTGTATACTAGCGGCAGCCTTCATAGACAGATACGACGGATTAATTGCAAGAAAATTCAATGCCATAAGTTCAATAGGAAAAGAGCTGGATTCTTTGGCTGATCTTGTATCCTTCGGAGTAGCGCCTTCTTTATTATCCTGGCAGCTATCCCTATCAAGCTTGGGAATTATAAGTTATGTTTTGCTTCTTATATTCCCTATATGCGGAGCTTACAGACTGGCCCGGTTTAATATTTCAGAGTTTAAGAATTTTTACTCCGGCATTCCTATAACTGTTGCCGGTTCACTTTTGGCATTTGACTGTGTGGTAACCTCTTACATGGGCGCTCACACTGGATTAAGTGCAATTTTTATATTGCTTCTTTCATATTTAATGGTCAGCTCCATACAAATTAAAAAAATTTAA
- a CDS encoding carbon-nitrogen hydrolase family protein produces MKDFKMAICQMTVTDNKDKNINKAYSMIKEAAQNGAKLIALGEMFNCPYDGSYFPKFAESLPDGKTYNMLKACSKELDVYIIGGSIPELHGEVIYNTSCVFDKEGKLIAKHRKMHLFDVELNSGLTFKESSYLGKGNDIVVFDTEYCKIGLAICYDIRFPELSRLLTLKGAEVIVIPAAFNMTTGPAHWEILLRTRALDNQVYMVGASPARDVSASYVAYGNSLVVSPWGDIMSRAKEGEEIIYANLQGSLVKKTRDELPLLKHIRKDIYEIIIK; encoded by the coding sequence ATGAAGGATTTTAAAATGGCAATATGCCAGATGACGGTTACGGATAATAAAGATAAAAATATAAATAAAGCCTATTCCATGATAAAAGAAGCTGCACAAAATGGTGCAAAATTAATTGCATTGGGCGAAATGTTCAACTGCCCCTATGACGGAAGCTATTTCCCCAAATTTGCTGAAAGCTTGCCTGATGGTAAAACCTATAATATGCTCAAAGCATGCTCAAAAGAGCTTGATGTGTATATAATCGGCGGATCCATACCTGAACTTCATGGAGAAGTAATATACAATACCTCCTGCGTATTCGATAAAGAAGGGAAATTGATTGCAAAGCACAGGAAAATGCATCTTTTTGACGTGGAATTAAATAGCGGCCTTACATTCAAAGAATCAAGCTATTTAGGAAAAGGCAATGATATTGTGGTTTTCGATACCGAATACTGTAAAATCGGATTGGCAATCTGCTATGATATTCGGTTTCCTGAGCTATCCAGGCTTTTAACCCTGAAGGGAGCAGAGGTCATTGTTATACCTGCCGCCTTTAATATGACTACAGGACCTGCTCATTGGGAGATACTTTTAAGGACAAGGGCTCTTGATAATCAGGTGTACATGGTAGGAGCATCTCCTGCCCGGGATGTAAGTGCAAGCTATGTAGCTTATGGTAATTCTTTAGTAGTATCACCTTGGGGTGATATAATGTCAAGGGCAAAAGAAGGGGAAGAAATAATATATGCAAACCTTCAGGGCTCTCTCGTAAAAAAGACAAGAGACGAGCTGCCTCTTTTAAAGCACATACGAAAAGATATATACGAAATCATCATAAAATAA
- a CDS encoding sensor histidine kinase, whose protein sequence is MKNISLKYKLYILVLTAIIPMLVLHCVIIKTQYEHAIEAEMQSSEDYAQAVDVAFMNYLEKIWHAEYAIGLSIYNNPDASIEKMQDYLKNLVDDVPTVMAVTWCSPMGTVLFASNGGAPGLDIYEREYFKEILRGKDKVVSDLLIGKVSKGPTLIVARAIREGQDLKGVVTMSVDVDKIEMVLPTNRLKETSSFGLIDRQGMIVYKSNSTQISYEDRKIKEDSPGWAALNGEIARTGNYMSSENISYMIVDVPVKSIGWAAFASVASDEVLSRLINDSISSFIIMLIIVFVSFSLALYIVINILKPVRILEKSAIAISSRDFTARTNLNRKDELGHTGMVFDQMAQHIQELESGRQLFLQTAAHELRNPMTSIKGIASLIRMRINKGKSINDSLELIETLENEVSRLSGLLNKILEAFKIQSKNIEIKANLIPIDIREVIQTTVKPFALDTSNNRSIVIENHGPAQVLGDFERLADVIRNFIDNAIKYSEEMTTIHIKIYTQDDYVIVAVKDEGIGIPKDQLNKIFDSFYRVKNRESKDPGGMGLGLYICKDIIVRHGGDIWAENNADKGSTFYIKLPLYKTVQAAI, encoded by the coding sequence TTGAAGAATATCAGTTTGAAGTACAAGCTGTATATACTGGTTTTAACTGCTATTATTCCAATGCTTGTATTGCATTGCGTCATCATTAAAACCCAATATGAGCATGCTATTGAGGCGGAAATGCAATCAAGTGAAGATTATGCCCAGGCAGTAGATGTCGCATTTATGAATTATCTTGAAAAAATATGGCATGCGGAATATGCAATAGGCCTGTCGATTTATAACAATCCTGATGCCAGTATTGAAAAGATGCAGGATTATCTTAAAAATTTGGTGGATGACGTACCTACGGTGATGGCAGTTACCTGGTGCAGCCCTATGGGTACTGTCTTATTTGCAAGTAATGGAGGCGCACCTGGACTGGACATATATGAACGGGAATATTTCAAGGAGATATTGAGAGGAAAGGATAAAGTAGTATCCGATCTTCTAATCGGAAAAGTATCAAAGGGTCCCACGCTGATCGTCGCCAGAGCAATAAGAGAGGGCCAGGATTTAAAAGGCGTTGTTACCATGTCCGTAGATGTAGATAAAATCGAAATGGTATTACCAACTAATAGATTAAAAGAGACAAGCTCCTTTGGATTGATAGACAGGCAAGGTATGATTGTTTATAAAAGCAATTCTACGCAAATTTCCTATGAAGATAGAAAAATAAAAGAAGATTCTCCCGGTTGGGCAGCCTTAAACGGCGAAATTGCAAGAACTGGTAATTATATGTCAAGTGAAAACATATCTTATATGATTGTGGACGTACCCGTCAAAAGCATAGGCTGGGCAGCCTTTGCATCAGTCGCTTCCGATGAAGTCTTAAGCAGGCTTATCAATGATAGCATATCAAGCTTTATTATAATGTTGATAATCGTATTTGTTTCATTTTCTCTGGCATTATATATAGTTATTAATATTTTAAAACCTGTCAGAATACTTGAAAAATCAGCAATAGCAATATCAAGCAGAGATTTTACTGCAAGGACCAATTTAAACAGAAAGGACGAATTAGGCCATACCGGAATGGTTTTTGACCAGATGGCACAGCATATACAGGAGTTGGAAAGCGGACGCCAGTTATTTTTGCAGACGGCAGCCCACGAATTGAGGAACCCCATGACAAGCATAAAAGGAATAGCTTCACTGATTAGAATGAGAATTAATAAAGGAAAATCAATAAATGATTCATTAGAGCTTATAGAAACTCTGGAAAATGAAGTCAGCCGCCTTTCCGGCTTATTGAACAAAATACTTGAAGCTTTTAAAATCCAGAGTAAAAATATAGAAATAAAGGCTAATCTGATTCCCATTGATATTAGAGAAGTGATTCAAACAACAGTAAAGCCCTTCGCATTGGATACAAGCAATAACAGGAGCATTGTCATTGAAAATCATGGCCCTGCACAGGTTTTAGGCGATTTTGAGCGCCTGGCTGATGTAATAAGAAATTTTATCGATAATGCCATCAAATATTCCGAGGAAATGACCACCATTCACATAAAAATATATACACAGGATGATTATGTAATCGTTGCGGTAAAGGATGAAGGAATCGGTATTCCCAAAGACCAGCTTAACAAGATATTTGACAGCTTTTATCGCGTTAAAAACCGTGAGTCCAAAGACCCCGGGGGCATGGGATTAGGCCTTTATATATGCAAGGATATCATCGTAAGGCACGGCGGAGATATATGGGCGGAAAACAATGCGGATAAAGGAAGCACTTTTTACATAAAATTACCTTTATATAAAACAGTACAAGCCGCAATCTAG
- a CDS encoding HEAT repeat domain-containing protein: MLSIDEDEEMRTRVAEILHYDSPEAEKILIFLTSDKSEMIRTDACDSLCNSKSQEVFELLKNKLKKDKSALVRGYAALSTADIANNICYDKEKLTEFIQFALKRKDCMGKNSFI, from the coding sequence TTGCTATCTATAGATGAAGATGAAGAAATGAGAACAAGAGTAGCCGAAATTTTACATTATGATTCGCCAGAAGCAGAAAAAATACTAATCTTTCTGACATCGGACAAATCTGAGATGATCAGAACCGATGCATGTGATTCTTTATGTAATAGCAAATCACAGGAAGTTTTTGAACTTTTAAAAAATAAGCTCAAAAAGGATAAAAGTGCACTGGTCAGGGGATATGCAGCCTTATCCACTGCAGATATAGCAAATAATATATGCTATGATAAGGAAAAATTAACCGAATTTATTCAATTTGCCTTAAAAAGAAAAGATTGTATGGGTAAAAATTCATTTATATAA
- the gltX gene encoding glutamate--tRNA ligase, producing the protein MSDVRTRFAPSPTGYMHIGNLRTGLYAYLLAKKNNGKFILRIEDTDQERLVEGAVDVIYNVLKLTGLKHDEGPDIGGDYGPYVQSQRKSIYKEYAEKLVDLGGAYYCFCSKEQIAEARGKHGLTKEGAFKYDDPCRYVSIDEARKRIENGEAYVVRQRIPKTGATAFEDAVFGSITVDNNTLDENVLLKSDGLPTYNFANVVDDHLMNISHVMRGVEYLSSTPKYNLLYNAFGWEIPTYIHLPHIIKEGGKKLSKREGDASFEDFYKKGYLIEAIINYIALLGWNPGTDQEIFSLKELEEQFGIDGLSKSSAMFDVKKLNWMNSEYIKKMDIADFHKMALPYYEKVITNKNIDLLKISALMHTRTDVFNNIPENIDFFDSLPDYDINMYVHKKMKTDLENSLEYLKASYDALKDLSDWTEEGIDNALKALIEKLGVKNGQVLWPVRTAISGKQMTPGGAIEIADILGKEETLKRMQMGIKKLS; encoded by the coding sequence ATGAGTGATGTAAGAACGAGATTCGCCCCCAGCCCTACGGGCTATATGCATATAGGAAATTTAAGGACAGGATTATATGCATATTTGCTTGCCAAAAAAAATAATGGCAAATTCATATTGAGAATTGAAGATACCGACCAGGAAAGACTTGTAGAAGGAGCCGTTGATGTAATTTATAATGTATTGAAACTTACCGGCCTTAAGCATGATGAAGGTCCGGATATAGGCGGAGATTACGGCCCTTATGTTCAAAGCCAAAGAAAAAGCATTTATAAAGAGTATGCTGAAAAATTAGTTGATTTAGGCGGTGCTTATTATTGCTTCTGTTCAAAGGAGCAGATAGCTGAAGCAAGGGGAAAGCATGGCCTGACAAAGGAAGGAGCATTTAAATATGATGACCCCTGCAGATATGTTTCAATAGACGAGGCAAGAAAAAGGATTGAAAACGGCGAAGCCTATGTTGTAAGGCAGAGGATACCAAAGACCGGCGCCACGGCCTTTGAAGATGCAGTGTTTGGTTCAATAACCGTTGACAATAATACACTGGATGAAAATGTTTTATTAAAATCCGACGGTTTGCCCACCTATAATTTTGCAAATGTAGTTGATGACCATCTGATGAACATAAGCCATGTAATGAGGGGTGTTGAATATCTTTCTTCAACTCCTAAATATAATCTTCTTTACAATGCCTTTGGGTGGGAGATACCAACATACATTCATCTTCCGCACATTATAAAAGAAGGCGGCAAAAAATTAAGCAAAAGAGAGGGAGATGCGTCTTTCGAGGACTTTTATAAAAAAGGCTACCTTATAGAGGCTATAATAAATTATATTGCATTATTAGGCTGGAATCCCGGAACGGACCAGGAGATTTTCTCCCTTAAGGAATTGGAAGAACAGTTTGGAATAGATGGACTCAGCAAATCTTCGGCTATGTTTGACGTGAAGAAGTTAAACTGGATGAACAGCGAATATATTAAGAAAATGGATATTGCCGATTTTCATAAAATGGCTCTTCCATACTATGAAAAGGTTATAACCAATAAAAATATTGACCTTTTAAAGATAAGCGCTCTTATGCATACCAGGACGGATGTTTTTAATAACATACCTGAAAACATAGATTTCTTTGACAGTTTGCCGGATTACGATATAAATATGTATGTACATAAAAAAATGAAGACCGACCTTGAGAACTCATTAGAGTATCTTAAAGCATCCTATGATGCCTTAAAAGACTTAAGCGATTGGACAGAGGAAGGAATAGACAACGCATTAAAAGCCTTGATAGAAAAATTAGGTGTAAAAAACGGCCAGGTGCTATGGCCTGTACGAACAGCCATTTCCGGAAAACAGATGACACCTGGAGGTGCCATCGAAATTGCCGATATACTAGGCAAAGAAGAAACCTTAAAAAGAATGCAAATGGGAATTAAAAAACTTTCATAA